The DNA window GAACAACAGCAATTCTCGTATCGTGCTGGTGGAGATACCTATGAAAATGCAACCTCTGGTTCTTTCCCTTGGTCTAGATTAATCACACTAATTTACCCCTACTATTTTGGCGGACCCTATGCCTCTCCGGAACTATCATCTATTTTTGTTGAAACCAGCATCTATATGGGAATTGTCAGTTTATTTTTAATCTTGATTGCATTGATACTGCGAAAGCAAGAATTCTATACTAAAATTTATATTTATACCCTCATCATTTCATTCATTTTAGCGCTGGGTAATAATACTCCACTTTATCGTCTTGTATATCCTATACCATTTTTTAGCCATAGCCGAGTCCCGTCGAAAATATTATTTATTACGTCATTTGCCGGCGCGATACTTGCAGGTATTGGATTTGACAGTATTTCTACTTTTTTAACGAAACTTCGAAATACAAACCTTGCTCGGACTATCTTCCGAGAAAGCATCATCATCGGAATTCCTATGCTTATTATCTTCGGTTTAGCTATAACACATACCTATCGTTTAGAACAATTCTCATCCGGAATTTTAGGAACCGATTTTCTTTACGCGCATATCATTTGGCAAACCGGATTGGTTTTCATTACTATCATCCTGATTCTTGTGTGGATTACACAGAGGAAATTATCTCTCAACCTATTAAAAAGCCTTTTTATTGGACTACTATTTATTGACCTGTTCTGGTTTAGCTCTATTCTTAAACAGGACTTAAACAAAGCAATACCTCGTGAATTGAGTCTGCAACCTCCGGCTGTGGTTGCAATTATTAAACAAGATAAATCGGAACTTTATCGCGTGTATAGTTTTTCTAATCAGCTTTATGAAGGATACGATGATATTCATGATAGTATCAGTTTATTAACACGGTTCTCAGGATTATATTATGGTATTCCAACGTTTCATCTGTATGGTCCAGCGAAAATACTCCGCTACTATGAATACCTTGGTGAAATTGAAGCACCGTGGATTAAAATGGCTGAATCGCAACGGACCGAAATGTTGTATAAGAAACTTCCGCTATTATCCGCTGCTAATGTTAAATATATTATTACGAAAATTCCTCTATCACATCCGAATTTGGAATTAGTGAACAAGGGTGGAATTAAAGTATATCGGTTAAAATCGTTCTTACCGCAAACCTATTTTGTTCCTAACGGAGTTGCCTTGAACGATAAGCAGGATATTTTAACCTATTTAAATCGGCCTGAATTCAATCCTGCAGAAGTGGTCATATTAGAGAAATATCCGAACTCGACCTATTTGCAACGGATAAACAATCAATCTGTGAACAATGCTACCATTCGGATTATTGATCAATCGCACCATAAAATCATTTTGGAAACGACCTCAACCGATTCCGGTTTTCTTGTTTTAAGTCAATATTATTATCCCGGCTGGCAAGCGAAACTTGATAATGCCAAAGTACCAATTTATCAAGCGAATTATCTATTTCGTGCGATTGAACTTCCATCTGGAACACATAGGGTAACGTTTCTTTTCCGTCCAAAATCATTCCTTATAGGATGTGGTATATCTGTTGTTACTGTAATTGTTCTTATCGTTTATTTCTTCTTCTTGTTTTATAGACAGCGGAATATCTCATCAACTACTCCTTTCTTGCATTAAACTCGATAATTCGATACAATGGTAAATGATTTTTCATAATGCGTATGACCAAGAAAAGAAAATTAGTTTTTGAATTTGGTTGGGTACTAGTGCTAATTATTTTCTGCGGATGGCTTTTTTTCTTTTACCATCGCTCCCCGCAATATAATATTCTCTTAATCACTTTGGATACTGTTCGTCCAGATTTTTTGGGATGTTACGGTAATCCGCAGGTTAAAACGCCTAATATAGATACCTTAGCCAAACAAGGTGTATTATTTTCTACTGCAGTCTGCGAAATGCCGACAACGACACCATCGCATGCGTCTATTTTAACTTCATTATATCCGCGCGTACACGGAATTTTAACGAACGCATGGAAATTAAACGATAACATTACGACACTGCCGGAAATTCTTAAAGTAAACGGGTATACGACTGGTGGATTTGTCAGTGTTCGGCATCTTGAAAAAAAACTTGGGTTCGCCCAAGGATTTGATACCTTTGATGATAATTTTTCCGGTCTACACCGGAATGCAACCCAAGTAACTGATGTTTCGTTACAGTGGCTCAATTCAGTTAAGAAAAAGAAATGGTTTGCTTGGATTCATTATTTTGATGCGCATAGTCCTTATGAACCGCCGGAACAGTTTGCGCAACTTTATCCTGCGGTAAATAATGGTAGTCAGATGTATGGGAGTTTCAGTCAAATTAGTGCGTTTGAAGAGAAAAAATATATCCCAACGCAAAAAGATATTGAACGAATGCAAGCGTTATACGCGGCTGAAATATCGTATGTTGATAACGAACTAGGGCGTTTATTCAATTCGTTAGATAAAATGGGGCTGCGAAAGAACACAATTATTATAGTTCTCGCTGACCATGGAGAAAGTTTTGACCACGACATATATGCCGCACACGGTCAATCGCTATACGATAGTTCAATTCGAATTCCGTTAATCATTTCCGCACCGCAACTCTTACCAAAAGGAAAACGAATTGACTCACTCGTTCGAACCATTGATGTTATGCCAACGATTTTGGATTTCCTGCGCATAAAATCTGAAACCTTAATGCAAGGGAAAAGTCTTGTTCCAATGATTCGAAATCAACAAACACCTGGAGAACCTTATGTGGTTATCGAACGGCGACATTTTGAAAGTAAAAAGGATTGTTTGCGACGCCATATTCCGTTCGGGGCTCGATACGCTGT is part of the bacterium genome and encodes:
- a CDS encoding sulfatase-like hydrolase/transferase, translating into MTKKRKLVFEFGWVLVLIIFCGWLFFFYHRSPQYNILLITLDTVRPDFLGCYGNPQVKTPNIDTLAKQGVLFSTAVCEMPTTTPSHASILTSLYPRVHGILTNAWKLNDNITTLPEILKVNGYTTGGFVSVRHLEKKLGFAQGFDTFDDNFSGLHRNATQVTDVSLQWLNSVKKKKWFAWIHYFDAHSPYEPPEQFAQLYPAVNNGSQMYGSFSQISAFEEKKYIPTQKDIERMQALYAAEISYVDNELGRLFNSLDKMGLRKNTIIIVLADHGESFDHDIYAAHGQSLYDSSIRIPLIISAPQLLPKGKRIDSLVRTIDVMPTILDFLRIKSETLMQGKSLVPMIRNQQTPGEPYVVIERRHFESKKDCLRRHIPFGARYAVRSANWKYIWSETAPEELYHLQRDNLELINIAEQNQNIKTEYYNYLQKWLQENSRLRQWAYQKIDAETAEQLRSLGYIQ
- a CDS encoding YfhO family protein translates to MWSRLERIKLKFNLPLIVVILFFFFYFFDILFLRGMFFSSDLRSNEFQLRVYLGRTLHQGKFPLWAPELFCGYPLLGDYMAGLYYPISLIFFYLLPDIAAFNYFILVHYLLIMIFVYYYARLIGISNWGAMLSSLVFTFGGHTIVRTAQSTHLVALTAFPMVLTLLELYYQKKKRLFFILAAVINAISIFNGHPKIIGFTTIFALIYLVIREGSVKHIRTISYWKQAGLNILIFLSITMGISAIQMIPFFEQQQFSYRAGGDTYENATSGSFPWSRLITLIYPYYFGGPYASPELSSIFVETSIYMGIVSLFLILIALILRKQEFYTKIYIYTLIISFILALGNNTPLYRLVYPIPFFSHSRVPSKILFITSFAGAILAGIGFDSISTFLTKLRNTNLARTIFRESIIIGIPMLIIFGLAITHTYRLEQFSSGILGTDFLYAHIIWQTGLVFITIILILVWITQRKLSLNLLKSLFIGLLFIDLFWFSSILKQDLNKAIPRELSLQPPAVVAIIKQDKSELYRVYSFSNQLYEGYDDIHDSISLLTRFSGLYYGIPTFHLYGPAKILRYYEYLGEIEAPWIKMAESQRTEMLYKKLPLLSAANVKYIITKIPLSHPNLELVNKGGIKVYRLKSFLPQTYFVPNGVALNDKQDILTYLNRPEFNPAEVVILEKYPNSTYLQRINNQSVNNATIRIIDQSHHKIILETTSTDSGFLVLSQYYYPGWQAKLDNAKVPIYQANYLFRAIELPSGTHRVTFLFRPKSFLIGCGISVVTVIVLIVYFFFLFYRQRNISSTTPFLH